AACTTGGGCGTGCTCTCGCCGTACCAGTCTCGGAGCTGTTCTCTAATCCCCCGTTGCTGAGAGAGAATGAGGTTTTGGTTTTCCAGGTCGGTCAGCGTCAAGTGGTCGCGGGTCGCCAATGCCGAGGAACGGGGAACCAAGAGCCCCCAACGGCTTTCGCCCGGTAACTTCAGGAAATCAAACTCGCTTTTATCGGTGGGGTCCATGACCACCCCGAAGTCAAAGGTCCCCGTCTTTAAATGGGCGCGAATCTCGTCGGCGTTGGTGCTGACCAGGGAGACCTGGATCTGGGGATGTTGCCGCTGAAGGGTCCGGATGGTCTGCGCCACGTTCAGAAAGCTCCGCGATTCGGCACAGCCGATTACGACGGTGCCACGCACGGTTTGGGTGGTGTGGATATTGCTGAGGGTCTTGTCGGTCAGGGCCAGAATTTGGGTGACCTGGTGGGCGAAGTACTCGCCGCTAGCGGTGAGTTGGAGGTGCCGGCCGTGCCGGTCGAACAAGGTCACCCCCAGTTCGGTTTCCAGATCCTTGAGTTGCCGGGAAATGGTCGGCTGCGAAACGTGGAGCCGTTCGGCGGCCCGACTGATGTTCAGGTCGGCCACGACCGCTTGAAAATAGCGCAGAACGCGTAGTTCCATAAAATCACTCCTTAACACAAAAATGGTTAATTATATCTTTAATATACGGTGGCCCGCACGCCACCGTCAACTGACGACCGCTTAACACTAGAAAGGATTCGATCATTTGACAGCAAACACAACACCAACCTGGCCCACTGCGGAGCTAACCCGGTTCGCTACCGCGGACAACTTTCGGGTCTCGCCGTTCTATAGCGATGGCCACACTTACGGGACCCCGACTTGGATCTGGTCCGTGGTAGTCGACGGCCAATTATTTATCCGCGCGTGGAACGGGCTAGGGTCGCGTTGGCACCGTTCGGCGGTCCAACAAGGCGCCGGGCGCATTTTATTGGCGGGGAAGAACTACAACGTGACGTTCGCACCGCTTGAAGACGCGGCGGTGAACCAACAAGTAGACGCCGCGTACCGCCAGAAGTATGGCGATAGTTCTTACCTGACGGGGATGCTCCAAGCGGGGCCCCGGGCGTCAACGTTGCGGGTGAGCCCGCGCAGCTAAAACTGTAACGCAAAATTAATCAGGAACTTAAACCGGAGAACCACGCGATTTCGCGGTGGTCGCCGGTTTTTGGTCGCGCAGAACGGTGAATCGGTGACTAAATTCTTATGTTATCCTTACAGGGAGGAAATGATTCTAGGAGGAGATTATATGATGAAACATTGGGGACAACTCACGGCCGTTTTGGCGGTCATCGGTGGTGGCGTGTTACTCGCGACCACCCCGGCGCAAGCCAAGGCCGGTTACACGATCACCAAGGTCCAGTCCATCAGACGGACGGCCTACCACGTCAAGAACGACAAGAAGACGTTGTTTACCTGGGATAAGACCCACACCAAACGCCTGCGGATTTTAAACCAGATGGACGACGCTAACCAGACTATGAGCTGGATGGCCGACCAGAAGGTGACCATGACGCACAACGGCAAGTCGGCGACCTACCTACATATCGGGGATGAATACAACAGCGATGACGGCTACGTGTACGCCAAGTCGATGGTTAAGGGCTATTCTAAGGGTTACCAGACGGACGCGGCGTACTTCGGGTACTACCGGTTGGACGCGGCCACTAAGGTTGGCGTATCGCCCAGCGGCTCGGTGACCTTACCCAAGGGTACGGTGGTGCAGATCGCCTATAGCGCGTATGACGGCCACGAGAGCTTGACCATTAACGGCGATGCGCTGAGCTACCAACTCCGCCAAAAATTAGGCCTGACGGGGACCAAACGCCTGAAAGCCGTTGATTTGAACGCCGTTAAGGTGACCCCGGTTGCCCAACCGGCCTACAACACGGTCAAGCACAACGACTTTGCGGACACCCACGCCTCGAACCTGTTCGCGGGGACGCCGAACGCCGGCACTCAAAAGCAGCTGTTCCGGACCACCAGTGATGGGTACGTCGAATACTACGACAACGGTGCGACCCAAACCCAAAGTGAGGCGGTTCCTCAGGGGAAGCCGGCTAGTCAAAAGATCTTGCAGTCCAGTACCAGCCACGGTGTCACCACGGTGGCATACCGGACGCACATCAAGGGCTTGAAGGACACGCCGACTACGGTGGACGGCCAGGCGGGCTACCAGTTGACGATTGCCCCACAGGCTAAGACCACTACGGTCAAGGATAAGATCTACGACACCTACCTGATCGGTGGCCAACCGTTTTTCACCTACGAAACGGATACGACCTTACCGGTGACGGCCAAGAAGGTTAGTGCCAAGACCCTGGCCAGTCTGGACAAGGCCACGAAGGCGCCAACCTACTACCGGACCACCAAGAAGGTTACGGTCAGCGCCCCGTTTGACGCGTACGTCTCCGGAACGTTAAATTCCAAGATTACCCTGCCCAAGGGCACCATCGTGGCGGGAATCCTGACCACGCAACGGACTAAGAAGCAGACCAGACAAGTTCTGCAATTGGACGCGTCACGGTTGAGCGCTAACCTGTTGAAACCGGGTTACCAACGCGGGCTGTGGGGCAGTCAAGAACCGACGGTCACTAAGAACACGGCGGCCTTTACCCGTGTCAAGCGCCCGGCGTACTTACCGCGTTACGGTAGTGCCGGCGACTTGTACCTAGGGAGCACCACCAAGGCGTTGATGGCCGGTGGGATTGATAAGTAGAGCGTTCAATTGACCACCAACGGTTACGTAGAAGTGCGGCAAAATGATGTCACGGGTCGCAATACGGAATACCGGTCCCAACCCAAGACGTCCGTGAAGATTCAGCGGACCACCATCAAGGGCCACACGCGGTACCTGTACCTGGCCAAGAAGCTGAGTGGCTTCAAGACCACCAAGGTTAAGTCTCACGGGAAGACCCAGTACCGCTTGGCGCTGGTCAACCCGCAAAAGACCTACGCGGTGGACTTTGACCCCGAAGGCGACGAAGGCGATGGGGATTCCTCGTTGAGTTACTACGGTTTCTTGAAGTTAGGCGGTAAGACGTTCTACACGAGCTACGCACTCGACGACTAATAGAATAGTGAAATTAAAAGGGAGCGTTCATCCAGCGATTAGGCGGATGAACGCTCCCTTTGGTGTCGCAATTAACGGGTAGGTTTGGCCAAGACTAGGCCGTACCAGTTCCCCTTGTAGGCGTTGCCGGCTTCGTCAACGCGGCCGCCCTTTAAATTGTTGATGATGTAGATACCGAGCTTGTAGCCCTTAAGCTGTTGCCGCTTAGCCGGGGTGTAGCCCTGCTTGGCCAAGAGACGCTCCACGGCGGCGAGCTTCTGGGCGTTAGATTGGTCCTTGTGCGCCATCAGGTAGGTTACGATGGGCTTGAAGGTCACGAACTGGGTGTAGCCCTGAGTTGAGATGGGTTCCGGTTCGTCCTCGATCCAGGTGTCGTTGGTTGCGAAGTTGTATGCCGCGATGCGTGACAAGCCGTAGTCCACGGGCGTGTTCGGGAACAGCTTAACGATCGAGCGGGCCAGCTTCTGGTACTTGCTGTCGCGGATGTACTGCTGATAGTCGGCGGTGGCTACGAAGTCGTCGGGGAACAGGAGGTTGTGACCCGCGTGGTTTGGCGTGCGGCCCTTAAGCAGTTGCTTGGTCTGCACGTAGCCGGAAACGGTCTTGCCCTTGATCGTCACGTCAACGTAGGAATACCAACTCTCGTGGCCGTTGTGGCGGACCAGGATGGAGTGGCGCTGGCCAAAGGTCTGGTTGGTGTAGTGCTTCAGGTTGGCGCGCTTCTTGGTGTGCGACCAGTCCCAGAGATAGACGTTTTTGGTCTGGGAGTTCAGGTGAAAGGCGTGCCCCGCGTAAGCCCCGTAGCGTTTCTGGAGGATCTGGTAGCCCGTGGGGTTGAACCCCTTTTTGAGTTGGGACTTATGGATCCAGCCACGCTTGGTGTCGGGGAAGTTGGTCACGCGCACCCAGTTCTTGCTGCCCTTGTAGGTCCCGGTGGCCAGCTGGTACCAGGTGTAGTTAGGGTGCTGCTTTAGGTTTGCTAGCTTCTTGGTGTGGGTATCGTTCCACACGTAGGCGTTTTGGGTCTTGTGCTTGGCGTGGTAGGCCACGGTGGCGTAGTGGTTGTAGAGGTAGCCGTCTTCGGTGTAGTGGACTTGGGTGAAGTTCCCAATCCGCTTGGGGACGGCGGCCTGAGCCGTGCCGGGCAGGCCAAGCAGGCCTGGATTGAGCTTGGCACCGAAACGCAGATTTAAGGCGGGGATTGAATTGAATCTGATACGTTATTTTATTATTAATAATTGATTTTAATGATTAATAATAAGCGATTTTGCTGGATTAAGAAAATTCCCC
Above is a window of Levilactobacillus zymae DNA encoding:
- a CDS encoding LysR family transcriptional regulator; translation: MELRVLRYFQAVVADLNISRAAERLHVSQPTISRQLKDLETELGVTLFDRHGRHLQLTASGEYFAHQVTQILALTDKTLSNIHTTQTVRGTVVIGCAESRSFLNVAQTIRTLQRQHPQIQVSLVSTNADEIRAHLKTGTFDFGVVMDPTDKSEFDFLKLPGESRWGLLVPRSSALATRDHLTLTDLENQNLILSQQRGIREQLRDWYGESTPKFNVVATYNLLYNASLLVSAGVGYALCIDGIINTNQSDLVFIPLTPRLTTGTSLVWHTDQHFSPAAAAFLKQLVADNQQPLTS
- a CDS encoding DUF2255 family protein, which translates into the protein MTANTTPTWPTAELTRFATADNFRVSPFYSDGHTYGTPTWIWSVVVDGQLFIRAWNGLGSRWHRSAVQQGAGRILLAGKNYNVTFAPLEDAAVNQQVDAAYRQKYGDSSYLTGMLQAGPRASTLRVSPRS
- a CDS encoding D-alanyl-D-alanine carboxypeptidase gives rise to the protein MAYHAKHKTQNAYVWNDTHTKKLANLKQHPNYTWYQLATGTYKGSKNWVRVTNFPDTKRGWIHKSQLKKGFNPTGYQILQKRYGAYAGHAFHLNSQTKNVYLWDWSHTKKRANLKHYTNQTFGQRHSILVRHNGHESWYSYVDVTIKGKTVSGYVQTKQLLKGRTPNHAGHNLLFPDDFVATADYQQYIRDSKYQKLARSIVKLFPNTPVDYGLSRIAAYNFATNDTWIEDEPEPISTQGYTQFVTFKPIVTYLMAHKDQSNAQKLAAVERLLAKQGYTPAKRQQLKGYKLGIYIINNLKGGRVDEAGNAYKGNWYGLVLAKPTR